One genomic segment of Salinigranum rubrum includes these proteins:
- a CDS encoding UbiD family decarboxylase, whose product MTAPDLRTTVERLEADGDLLRIDDRLGVEEPFAVAGEAARVSGPALCFTDVPGTGRLVSGVRGGPDQTVERSRLPWRRCATALGLDADASYGSLLRVVRKAGTTPSAVEETSLRAERTARDVTALALPVSTPTSPSLVTDGIVSTSVDGRTRWAPVRGVVEGRTALRLSVPERFADAAGDSPVALALGVPTAATLATHLRATGARPWRDREAPAIAAALGASNVAAVDGGQVPADAEVVVEGAATREESPPPDEPARWECTVPTATLSVSATRVSTRPDPLLPCVPLGAPLADDVHVTSVVESVQLSSRVNGYWGVSPVEWVWLPVEAGLGLCLVASELLYAGFEWQLANTLFSFSSSFDKIVILDADSSVENLARALDDMWVKAHPSHDWHFSDPAAPAATAPHYRGDGETGSRLYVNAAWDPQWDEEYIAPRVAFETMYPQEIQEGVRERWESFGFETVESGGGE is encoded by the coding sequence ATGACGGCTCCCGACCTCCGGACCACCGTCGAGCGGCTCGAAGCCGACGGCGACCTGCTCCGCATCGACGACCGATTGGGCGTCGAGGAGCCGTTCGCCGTCGCGGGCGAGGCCGCGCGCGTGAGCGGGCCGGCGCTCTGCTTCACCGACGTGCCGGGGACCGGTCGGCTGGTGAGCGGAGTCCGGGGCGGTCCCGACCAGACCGTCGAGCGGTCGCGACTCCCCTGGCGTCGGTGTGCGACGGCGCTCGGCCTCGACGCCGACGCGTCGTACGGGTCGCTGCTGCGCGTCGTGCGAAAGGCGGGAACGACGCCGTCGGCCGTCGAGGAGACGTCGCTCCGCGCCGAGCGAACGGCGCGGGACGTGACTGCGCTCGCGCTCCCCGTGTCGACGCCGACGTCCCCGTCGCTGGTGACGGACGGCATCGTGTCGACGAGCGTCGACGGGCGGACGCGGTGGGCGCCCGTCCGCGGCGTCGTCGAGGGGCGGACCGCGCTCCGACTCAGCGTTCCCGAGCGGTTCGCCGACGCCGCGGGCGACTCACCCGTCGCCCTCGCGCTCGGCGTTCCGACGGCGGCGACGCTGGCGACACATCTCCGAGCGACCGGGGCGCGTCCCTGGCGCGACCGGGAGGCCCCAGCTATCGCGGCCGCGCTGGGTGCGTCGAACGTCGCCGCCGTCGACGGCGGTCAGGTACCGGCGGACGCGGAGGTCGTCGTCGAGGGGGCGGCCACGCGTGAGGAGTCACCGCCGCCCGACGAACCGGCCCGGTGGGAGTGTACGGTACCGACGGCGACCCTCTCGGTGTCGGCCACCCGAGTCTCGACGCGTCCGGACCCGCTGCTCCCCTGCGTCCCGCTCGGCGCACCGCTCGCCGACGACGTCCACGTCACGAGCGTCGTCGAGTCGGTCCAGCTGTCGAGTCGGGTGAACGGCTACTGGGGCGTCTCGCCCGTCGAGTGGGTCTGGCTCCCGGTCGAGGCGGGACTCGGCCTCTGTCTCGTCGCGAGCGAACTCCTGTACGCGGGCTTCGAGTGGCAACTGGCGAACACCCTGTTCTCCTTCTCGTCGTCGTTCGACAAGATCGTCATCCTCGACGCCGACAGTTCCGTCGAGAACCTCGCCCGCGCGCTGGACGACATGTGGGTGAAAGCCCACCCCTCTCACGACTGGCACTTCAGCGACCCGGCGGCACCGGCCGCGACGGCACCGCACTACCGAGGGGACGGGGAGACGGGGTCGCGGTTGTACGTCAACGCCGCGTGGGACCCACAGTGGGACGAGGAGTACATCGCCCCCCGGGTCGCCTTCGAGACGATGTACCCCCAAGAAATTCAAGAGGGCGTCCGCGAACGATGGGAGTCGTTCGGGTTCGAGACGGTCGAGTCGGGAGGCGGGGAGTGA
- a CDS encoding 2Fe-2S iron-sulfur cluster-binding protein: MTERYEVTFVDEDRTIEVPADTPILEAAEDAGMDLPYQCRMGVCGVCSALKVGDGEVDQTEGMFLSDSEKQEGYVLTCVARALSNLELESNSGP, encoded by the coding sequence ATGACCGAACGCTACGAGGTCACGTTCGTCGACGAGGACCGAACGATCGAGGTGCCGGCCGACACGCCCATCCTCGAAGCGGCCGAAGACGCCGGCATGGACCTCCCGTACCAGTGCCGAATGGGCGTCTGTGGCGTCTGTAGCGCCCTGAAGGTCGGCGACGGCGAGGTCGACCAGACCGAGGGGATGTTCCTCTCCGACAGCGAGAAGCAGGAGGGGTACGTCCTCACCTGCGTCGCGCGCGCCCTCTCGAACCTCGAACTCGAGTCCAACTCGGGGCCGTGA
- a CDS encoding MBL fold metallo-hydrolase, whose protein sequence is MTRVVGITVGTGSPEGANSAYLLPERGVVVDPGPPGDEAWSALGEGIRAAGCELDAVDHVVVTHWHADHTGLAPRLARAADATIHMHARDAPLLASYEQARAERLERDAAALRRWGVPEATVEAVIEGDTPSPFPAETAVESHVDGDEVAGGRLLHTPGHTAGHAALAFDGHLFVGDCLLPTYTPNVGGSDTRLANPLGAYLASVTRLERRIEECEFHPGHGETLALPDRIDRIRAHHEERTRRVSERVATRERATPWDVASDLFGELRGLHVKFGAGEAAAHLAYLREEGYVAEADGEVAVYEHRRPYEASGE, encoded by the coding sequence GTGACGCGCGTCGTCGGAATCACCGTCGGAACGGGGAGTCCGGAGGGCGCGAACAGCGCGTACCTCCTCCCCGAGCGCGGCGTCGTCGTCGACCCCGGCCCGCCGGGCGACGAGGCCTGGAGCGCGCTCGGGGAGGGAATCCGGGCGGCGGGATGCGAACTCGACGCGGTCGACCACGTCGTGGTGACACACTGGCACGCCGACCACACCGGCCTCGCGCCGCGGCTCGCACGCGCCGCCGACGCGACGATTCACATGCACGCACGCGACGCGCCGTTACTCGCGTCGTACGAGCAGGCGCGTGCCGAGCGGTTGGAGCGCGACGCGGCGGCGCTGCGGCGGTGGGGCGTCCCCGAGGCGACCGTCGAGGCCGTCATCGAGGGGGACACGCCGTCGCCGTTCCCGGCCGAGACGGCGGTCGAGAGCCACGTCGACGGGGACGAGGTCGCCGGGGGGCGACTGCTCCACACGCCGGGGCACACGGCGGGACACGCCGCCCTCGCGTTCGACGGACACCTGTTCGTCGGCGACTGTCTCCTCCCGACTTACACCCCGAACGTCGGCGGGAGCGACACCCGCCTCGCGAACCCGTTAGGGGCGTATTTAGCGTCGGTGACGCGGCTCGAACGCCGAATCGAAGAGTGCGAATTCCACCCGGGGCACGGGGAGACGCTCGCCCTCCCGGACCGGATCGACCGGATCAGAGCGCACCACGAGGAGCGGACGCGGCGCGTCTCCGAACGGGTCGCGACCCGGGAGCGAGCGACCCCCTGGGACGTCGCCAGCGACCTGTTCGGCGAACTCAGGGGACTACACGTGAAGTTCGGTGCCGGCGAGGCCGCAGCGCACCTCGCGTACCTGCGCGAAGAGGGGTACGTGGCCGAAGCGGACGGCGAAGTGGCGGTGTACGAACACCGACGACCGTACGAGGCGTCCGGGGAGTGA